A stretch of Polypterus senegalus isolate Bchr_013 chromosome 5, ASM1683550v1, whole genome shotgun sequence DNA encodes these proteins:
- the LOC120530357 gene encoding leucine-rich repeat-containing protein 30-like: MGSNHSKDFSKEELKRQVKKTGKPAPRDDGLISADRIRKQTITHFGYNTLCFTMKGMAELPEPLWLLTELEKLNLSLNSLTTISPSVKELENLVILNLGGNQLTILPVEIGLLKNLRVLFAYKNLLTDVPEELSACENLEVLSLANNRISTLPNSFSDMVCLKKLNLSHNQIVHIPTCIYSMKSLVFLHLAGNRLENIADKIEQLVNLKILIVEDNAIHTLPKALCSLTCLELLNVDFNDIQNVPTELYLLRRLKRLACHPLDKGLHIIHNPLLKPLLEVLNGGLNALFNYLKSM, from the coding sequence ATGGGATCTAATCATTCTAAAGATTTTTCTAAGGAGGAGCTGAAGAGGCAGGTGAAAAAAACGGGGAAACCAGCTCCCAGAGATGATGGGCTAATATCCGCAGATAGGATAAGGAAACAGACGATAACCCATTTTGGATACAATACTTTATGCTTCACCATGAAAGGAATGGCAGAACTTCCTGAACCCTTGTGGCTGCTGACAGAACTTGAAAAGCTTAACCTTTCGCTAAACTCTCTCACCACAATCTCACCCTCGGTCAAGGAACTTGAAAATCTCGTGATCTTGAACCTGGGGGGAAACCAGCTGACCATCCTGCCTGTAGAGATTGGCTTGCTGAAGAATCTCAGGGTGCTGTTTGCTTATAAGAACCTCTTGACAGATGTACCTGAAGAACTGAGTGCCTGTGAAAACCTAGAGGTCCTCAGCCTGGCCAACAATCGCATCTCCACTCTTCCAAATAGCTTTTCTGACATGGTCTGCCTCAAGAAGCTCAACCTCAGTCATAATCAAATAGTTCACATTCCCACCTGCATTTATAGCATGAAAAGTCTCGTCTTCTTGCACCTTGCCGGCAACCGTCTGGAAAACATTGCTGATAAGATTGAGCAGCTGGTTAACCTCAAAATTTTAATTGTCGAGGACAATGCCATTCACACTTTGCCTAAAGCTCTATGTTCCCTCACCTGCCTGGAACTCCTCAATGTCGATTTTAATGACATTCAGAATGTGCCTACTGAACTTTATCTGCTAAGAAGGTTGAAGAGACTTGCTTGTCATCCTTTGGACAAAGGGCTTCATATTATTCACAATCCCCTACTCAAGCCTTTGCTCGAGGTTTTAAATGGGGGTTTAAATGCTCTCTTTAATTATCTTAAATCAATGTAA